Proteins found in one Haloarcula litorea genomic segment:
- the phaC gene encoding class III poly(R)-hydroxyalkanoic acid synthase subunit PhaC, whose translation MAMHPFTAPLELQRRTLERSADAVETIRFLPERLDDLASVEVGQTPSEVIYSENKLDLLHYEPLTDDRHDAPLLVVYALINRPYILDLQPDKSVVRRFLEDGFDVYLIDWGEPSRLDASLTLGDYVNRYIDNCVDVVRERTGTDEINVLGYCMGGTLSTIYAALHPEKVSNLGLMATGLCFDDTGGILEQWGSEEYFDPGAITETYGNVPAEFLAAGFAQINPVDTYFGKYTILFDNLDDKTAVENFGRMERWVRDGVDVAGEAYRQFIEDIYQANALYRNELVLDGDPVDIENLTIPVLQIIGSFDHLIPPGASKPFTDVIPSEDTDIYEFPTGHVGMAVSGKAHAELWPRVATWFRERSVTSTHGSDTTGASEVPERPDQEQSLQKLDGIGPAYEERLHDAGISTVSMLAGSDPAALAERLGISGSRVSSWVEQAQQLSS comes from the coding sequence ATGGCCATGCACCCATTTACAGCGCCTCTCGAATTGCAGCGTCGAACGCTCGAAAGAAGCGCAGATGCCGTCGAGACGATACGTTTCCTTCCGGAACGCCTCGACGACCTCGCCTCTGTCGAGGTCGGGCAGACGCCAAGTGAGGTCATCTATTCGGAGAACAAACTCGACCTTTTGCACTACGAACCCCTGACCGACGACCGGCACGACGCGCCCCTACTCGTCGTCTACGCGCTGATCAATCGCCCCTATATCCTCGATCTCCAGCCCGACAAGAGCGTCGTACGACGCTTCCTCGAGGATGGCTTCGACGTCTATCTCATCGATTGGGGGGAACCGTCCCGACTCGACGCGTCGCTAACGCTGGGCGACTACGTGAATCGATACATCGACAACTGCGTCGACGTCGTCCGAGAGCGAACTGGAACTGACGAGATCAACGTCCTCGGCTACTGCATGGGCGGGACACTGAGCACGATATACGCGGCGCTCCATCCCGAGAAGGTTAGCAATCTCGGCCTCATGGCGACGGGGCTGTGTTTCGACGATACAGGTGGTATTCTCGAACAGTGGGGGAGCGAGGAGTACTTCGACCCGGGAGCGATCACCGAGACCTACGGGAACGTGCCGGCGGAGTTTCTCGCGGCTGGTTTCGCCCAGATAAATCCCGTCGATACCTACTTCGGGAAGTACACGATCCTGTTCGACAATCTCGACGACAAGACGGCCGTCGAGAACTTCGGCCGGATGGAACGCTGGGTGCGTGACGGGGTCGACGTCGCGGGCGAGGCCTACCGCCAGTTCATCGAGGACATCTACCAGGCGAATGCTCTCTACCGGAACGAACTGGTACTGGATGGCGACCCCGTCGACATCGAGAACCTCACGATACCGGTCTTACAGATCATCGGCTCGTTCGATCACCTCATCCCACCGGGGGCCAGCAAACCATTCACGGACGTGATCCCGAGCGAGGACACCGACATCTACGAGTTCCCGACTGGGCACGTCGGAATGGCCGTCTCGGGCAAGGCCCACGCGGAACTGTGGCCCCGCGTGGCGACGTGGTTCCGGGAACGGTCGGTGACTTCGACCCACGGATCAGATACGACCGGCGCGAGCGAGGTTCCAGAGAGACCCGACCAGGAACAGTCGTTACAGAAGCTCGACGGCATCGGGCCGGCGTACGAGGAGCGTCTCCACGACGCCGGAATTTCTACGGTGAGTATGCTCGCAGGCTCGGATCCGGCCGCGCTCGCCGAGCGACTGGGTATCAGTGGTTCACGAGTGTCGTCGTGGGTCGAGCAAGCCCAACAGCTCTCCAGCTAG
- a CDS encoding SHOCT domain-containing protein, with product MSTERSSDGLLRIVLIVLAVIVLFPMLMMVFAAPMMGMMGWWWGGGTAGGLSPLWGIGMMLVWLVVLVGIGYLLYRGLVGGVGSSLTTDRALEELRVAYARGDLSDEEFEERRAKLTSEESQ from the coding sequence ATGTCGACAGAGCGCTCCTCCGACGGCCTGCTCCGCATCGTCCTGATCGTCCTCGCGGTGATCGTCCTGTTCCCGATGCTGATGATGGTCTTCGCCGCCCCGATGATGGGGATGATGGGCTGGTGGTGGGGCGGCGGCACGGCCGGTGGCCTCTCGCCGCTGTGGGGCATCGGGATGATGCTCGTCTGGCTCGTCGTCCTCGTCGGCATCGGCTATCTCCTCTATCGCGGCCTCGTCGGTGGTGTCGGGTCGTCCCTGACTACTGACAGAGCACTCGAGGAACTCCGCGTCGCGTACGCACGCGGCGATCTCTCCGACGAGGAGTTCGAGGAACGGCGGGCGAAACTCACCAGCGAGGAGTCGCAGTAG
- a CDS encoding plastocyanin/azurin family copper-binding protein — MTQITNYSRRQFLGALGAGTVATAGLTRTATAQEQPVVRMGNNYFDPIGLHVKPGTTVRFEIAAGAHSATAYESRIPDAATAFDSGVISSGGFEHTFEEPGTYDYYCIPHKSIGMVGRIVVGSPGGPAEESPIPDGDVPDSDTIVERGAVAYGSSAGSNGTPGDGMMGPGMGRGPGMMNGGWGGGLPFVGGALGMLGLVGGFLYWALRRGDASSLGDDSAMETLQRRYARGDIDEEEFQRRQERLGEDQPD; from the coding sequence ATGACACAGATAACGAACTACAGTAGACGGCAGTTTTTGGGAGCGCTCGGGGCCGGCACGGTCGCGACAGCGGGACTCACCCGGACAGCCACTGCCCAGGAGCAGCCCGTCGTTAGGATGGGGAACAACTACTTCGACCCGATTGGACTCCACGTCAAGCCCGGCACGACCGTCAGGTTCGAGATTGCGGCCGGAGCACACTCAGCGACGGCCTACGAGAGTCGGATTCCTGATGCCGCCACTGCATTCGATAGTGGGGTCATTTCGTCTGGGGGATTCGAGCACACCTTCGAGGAACCGGGCACGTACGACTACTACTGCATCCCGCACAAGTCGATAGGGATGGTCGGTCGCATCGTCGTTGGCAGCCCTGGCGGTCCGGCCGAAGAGAGCCCGATTCCAGACGGCGACGTGCCGGACAGCGACACGATCGTCGAGCGAGGCGCTGTCGCGTACGGGTCGAGCGCGGGCAGTAATGGGACTCCTGGTGATGGAATGATGGGTCCAGGAATGGGTCGTGGGCCCGGAATGATGAACGGCGGCTGGGGCGGCGGACTGCCGTTCGTCGGCGGGGCACTCGGAATGCTCGGACTAGTCGGCGGATTCCTCTACTGGGCACTGCGTCGGGGAGATGCGTCTTCACTGGGAGATGATTCCGCGATGGAAACCCTCCAGCGACGATACGCACGCGGCGATATCGACGAGGAGGAGTTTCAGCGACGACAGGAGCGGTTAGGAGAGGATCAGCCAGACTGA
- a CDS encoding thioredoxin family protein — translation MTEVILFTQETCGACATQREKNEGIEAAYPDVDFREIDIQTDLETAEKYGVRKTPTTLVYADGDRTAEFIGIVDRDELEAAIEDADQQSAGLTERLASIIRR, via the coding sequence ATGACCGAGGTAATCCTCTTCACGCAGGAAACCTGCGGGGCGTGCGCAACGCAACGGGAGAAAAACGAGGGTATCGAGGCGGCGTACCCGGACGTCGACTTCCGGGAGATCGATATCCAGACCGATCTGGAGACGGCCGAGAAGTACGGCGTCCGAAAGACGCCGACGACGCTGGTGTACGCGGACGGGGACCGGACCGCCGAGTTCATCGGCATCGTCGATCGAGACGAGCTGGAGGCGGCTATCGAAGACGCAGACCAGCAATCGGCCGGACTCACGGAACGGCTGGCCAGCATCATACGCAGATGA
- a CDS encoding SHOCT domain-containing protein encodes MSSSNQLDTTTIVLLILGAIIILPLLTMGMGFGGMMGYGGMMGGYGTTSGWWPLVGMLVQLVFLLVILGGGYLVFRRVTDSQSAQNPAMEELRMAYARGNLTDEEFEARRDRLERSE; translated from the coding sequence ATGTCCTCGTCGAACCAGCTCGACACGACGACCATCGTCCTCCTCATCCTCGGGGCGATCATCATCCTGCCCCTCCTCACGATGGGGATGGGCTTCGGTGGGATGATGGGCTACGGCGGAATGATGGGCGGATACGGGACGACCAGTGGCTGGTGGCCGCTCGTCGGAATGCTCGTCCAGCTGGTCTTCCTCCTCGTCATTCTGGGCGGGGGCTACCTCGTCTTTCGACGCGTGACGGACTCGCAGTCAGCTCAGAATCCCGCAATGGAAGAACTGCGGATGGCGTACGCGCGCGGCAACCTGACCGACGAAGAGTTCGAGGCGCGTCGAGACAGGCTCGAACGCTCGGAGTAG
- a CDS encoding DUF302 domain-containing protein, giving the protein MTYTIQTAVSAEFDDVVETTIDALKDEGFGVLCDIDVQATLEEKLGEEFRQYRILGACNPPLAHEGLTEEIELGALLPCNVIVYETDDGEIMVSAVDPQQLVGMADNEALDSIATEVHDRFERVLASIAEDLESPSEA; this is encoded by the coding sequence ATGACGTACACAATACAAACGGCAGTGTCCGCCGAGTTCGACGACGTCGTCGAGACGACCATCGACGCGCTCAAAGACGAAGGCTTCGGCGTGCTCTGCGACATCGACGTGCAGGCGACGCTCGAGGAGAAACTCGGCGAGGAGTTCCGACAATACCGCATCCTGGGGGCATGCAACCCACCCCTCGCGCACGAGGGATTGACCGAGGAGATCGAACTCGGTGCGCTCCTGCCATGTAACGTCATCGTCTACGAAACCGACGATGGCGAAATCATGGTGAGCGCCGTCGACCCCCAACAGCTCGTCGGGATGGCCGACAACGAGGCGCTCGACTCGATTGCGACCGAGGTTCACGACAGATTCGAGCGCGTCCTCGCGAGCATCGCCGAAGACCTCGAATCACCGTCGGAGGCCTGA
- a CDS encoding SHOCT domain-containing protein yields MTQFITNLGRTARRLAILAVPLLVATTGSAAAHGGGSYGGGMMGGGWGLFGGAMGLWGLLWMGLLIAVPLYLVFALTGRDGDRSDERPLSVLRERYARGELSDDEFERRREQLERAG; encoded by the coding sequence ATGACGCAATTCATCACTAACCTCGGACGCACTGCTCGGCGACTCGCGATACTCGCCGTCCCGCTACTGGTCGCGACGACCGGATCCGCTGCGGCCCACGGCGGCGGGAGCTACGGTGGTGGCATGATGGGCGGCGGCTGGGGGCTCTTCGGTGGCGCGATGGGTCTCTGGGGGCTCCTCTGGATGGGATTGCTCATCGCCGTCCCGCTCTACCTCGTGTTCGCGCTCACGGGACGTGACGGTGACCGATCCGACGAACGACCGCTGTCCGTCCTTCGAGAGCGCTACGCGCGTGGCGAACTCTCGGACGACGAGTTCGAACGGCGGCGCGAACAGTTAGAACGTGCTGGGTGA
- a CDS encoding DUF4396 domain-containing protein, which produces MLFQGLLTQLEHALAPVRHVMKPILSDPLVMGIWALFVLGSVGTLWWDIRERNQALPSLMKGVWTLVVLYSGPFGLAVYWYSGRTQISNDSLWRRGFRSTAHCYSGCGAGEVLGFVLLAGLLALGSSLVITAGTFALAYLFGYALTVGPLMQEGVSFGEAMLDALYSETPSITIMEIAAIGTDLLIASQAHISDLLFWGALVFSLSVGFVFAYPVNATLVYFGVKEGMKNPAEMGQSQSSGQVQAAD; this is translated from the coding sequence ATGCTATTTCAGGGACTCCTCACACAACTCGAACACGCGCTCGCACCGGTTCGCCACGTCATGAAACCGATCCTTTCGGATCCACTCGTGATGGGTATCTGGGCACTCTTCGTGCTCGGGTCCGTCGGTACCCTCTGGTGGGACATCCGAGAGCGCAATCAGGCGCTGCCGTCGCTGATGAAAGGGGTGTGGACGCTCGTCGTCCTTTACTCCGGGCCGTTCGGGCTGGCCGTCTACTGGTACTCCGGGCGGACCCAGATCAGCAACGACTCGCTGTGGCGGCGGGGATTCCGCTCGACCGCCCACTGCTACTCCGGCTGTGGTGCCGGTGAAGTCCTCGGATTCGTCCTCCTCGCGGGGCTCCTCGCACTCGGGAGTTCGCTCGTCATCACGGCAGGAACGTTCGCGCTCGCATATCTGTTCGGGTACGCGCTCACCGTTGGGCCACTGATGCAAGAGGGGGTCAGCTTCGGGGAGGCGATGCTCGACGCCCTCTACAGCGAGACGCCGAGCATCACCATCATGGAGATCGCGGCTATCGGGACGGATCTGCTTATCGCCAGTCAGGCCCACATCTCCGACCTGCTATTCTGGGGTGCACTGGTGTTCTCGCTCTCGGTCGGGTTCGTGTTCGCGTACCCGGTCAACGCCACACTCGTCTACTTTGGCGTCAAGGAGGGCATGAAGAACCCCGCCGAGATGGGGCAGAGTCAGTCGAGCGGACAGGTACAGGCCGCCGATTAG
- a CDS encoding helix-turn-helix transcriptional regulator, whose protein sequence is MNRRRADAVVGLLVAAVVVIGGVLSWQAYQQQQAFEQMGSMMGTSMGAVHGTNPLWYVLGTILVSAVLGGGYLLIRDDVTSTEAVDRQRSSASEDVDQGSPSSGSDSEPSINTAHSNDTINPETQPRARVLDLLPDDERRILEPVLSSPGITQIELRDRSDFSKSKVSQTVSALEKRGLLYRERQGRTYRIYPSDDLKQTQS, encoded by the coding sequence ATGAATCGACGGCGAGCCGATGCAGTCGTCGGGCTCCTTGTCGCTGCTGTCGTTGTCATCGGTGGGGTGCTCAGCTGGCAAGCATACCAGCAACAGCAGGCGTTCGAGCAGATGGGGTCGATGATGGGGACGTCGATGGGAGCAGTTCACGGCACGAATCCGCTCTGGTACGTCCTCGGGACCATCCTCGTGTCGGCTGTTCTCGGTGGAGGGTATCTGCTGATTCGCGACGACGTCACCAGCACGGAGGCAGTCGATCGGCAACGGAGTAGTGCATCAGAGGATGTCGACCAGGGGAGCCCTAGCTCCGGGTCCGACTCCGAACCGTCGATCAACACCGCCCATTCGAACGACACCATCAATCCAGAAACCCAGCCTCGGGCCCGCGTGCTGGACCTCTTACCCGACGACGAACGGCGTATCCTCGAACCGGTTCTCTCCTCGCCAGGCATCACGCAGATCGAACTCAGGGACCGATCGGACTTCTCGAAGAGCAAGGTGAGCCAGACGGTCAGCGCCCTCGAGAAACGCGGCTTACTATACCGTGAGCGCCAGGGACGGACCTACCGGATCTACCCGAGTGACGACCTGAAACAGACGCAGAGTTAG
- a CDS encoding permease → MQAALLDGILESLRIGVGFLWTAAWAIIMGLMITSLVQVYVSKERMAQVLGEENLSGLTKATVFGAASSGCSFGAVAIGKGLFKKGAHAVNVLAFMFASTNLIVELGLMILILLGWEFLVAELLGGVILIAVMALLVHLTLPENLFDEVRQELNQRDQEHGVTEDPTCGMEGKDEYSLTTDGGETLKFCSAGCMETYEQEAASSGGWRDELLSWGGWYKVGNQYRKEWSMIWKDVIAGFLISGFVIVFVPQWVWNALFLQGEGLLVSAENAIMGVAIAVISFVGSMGNVPFAVALWGGGISFAGVIAFVYADLITIPVLNVYRKYYGWTVMLYILGVFFVTMAFTGFLMEELFNALGIVPNLAGGQTASEQTYFELNYTFYLNIIAFALSGFLLYVYRRGLGAPGQYRDPVCGMRTDDSGPSLTHDGETYFFCSKRCERSFENHPNEFAHQHPEVGGTGSSQSHEHH, encoded by the coding sequence ATGCAAGCCGCCCTGCTTGATGGAATCCTCGAGTCGTTGCGGATCGGTGTCGGCTTCCTCTGGACGGCAGCCTGGGCAATCATCATGGGGCTGATGATCACGAGTCTCGTCCAGGTCTACGTCTCGAAAGAGCGGATGGCGCAGGTCCTCGGAGAGGAGAACCTGAGCGGTCTGACGAAAGCAACAGTGTTCGGTGCGGCGAGTAGCGGCTGTAGCTTCGGCGCGGTCGCCATCGGGAAGGGCCTGTTCAAGAAGGGGGCGCACGCGGTAAACGTCCTCGCGTTCATGTTCGCCTCGACGAACCTCATCGTCGAACTCGGCCTGATGATCCTCATTCTGCTGGGCTGGGAGTTCCTCGTCGCGGAACTCCTCGGTGGCGTTATCCTCATCGCGGTGATGGCGCTGCTTGTCCACTTGACTCTCCCTGAGAACCTCTTCGACGAAGTTCGACAGGAGCTGAATCAACGTGATCAAGAACACGGTGTCACCGAGGACCCGACCTGTGGAATGGAAGGGAAAGACGAGTACTCGCTGACGACCGACGGTGGCGAGACGCTGAAGTTCTGTTCGGCCGGGTGTATGGAAACCTACGAACAGGAGGCCGCCAGCAGCGGCGGCTGGCGTGACGAACTCCTCTCGTGGGGCGGCTGGTACAAAGTGGGCAATCAGTACCGCAAGGAGTGGTCGATGATCTGGAAGGACGTGATCGCGGGCTTTCTGATCTCGGGGTTCGTCATCGTGTTTGTCCCGCAGTGGGTGTGGAACGCACTCTTCCTCCAGGGAGAGGGACTCCTGGTGAGCGCCGAGAACGCCATCATGGGCGTCGCGATCGCCGTCATCAGCTTCGTCGGGAGCATGGGCAACGTACCGTTCGCCGTCGCCCTGTGGGGTGGCGGCATCAGCTTCGCCGGCGTCATCGCGTTCGTCTACGCCGACCTCATCACCATCCCCGTCCTGAACGTCTACCGGAAGTACTACGGCTGGACCGTGATGCTGTACATCCTCGGCGTCTTCTTCGTGACAATGGCGTTCACGGGCTTCCTCATGGAGGAACTGTTCAACGCCCTCGGCATCGTTCCGAACCTCGCCGGCGGGCAGACGGCGTCCGAACAGACGTACTTCGAACTCAACTACACGTTCTACCTCAACATCATCGCGTTCGCCCTCTCTGGGTTCCTTCTCTACGTCTACCGACGCGGACTCGGTGCGCCTGGTCAGTACCGGGACCCGGTCTGCGGAATGCGAACTGACGATAGCGGGCCGAGTCTCACCCACGACGGTGAAACGTACTTCTTCTGCTCGAAGCGGTGCGAGCGCTCGTTCGAGAACCATCCCAACGAGTTCGCCCACCAGCATCCAGAGGTTGGAGGGACGGGGTCTTCACAGAGCCATGAGCATCACTGA
- a CDS encoding SRPBCC family protein — MYVTDKAEIIIDANPEEIWEYVTDPVHWTASNPEEHYGLEYDTPDNRPREGATFHQAEEVAGMFADLHGRFQYIDHPNVAVWTGTAYYPLLRGLVTVRIPEGGTIRLVETDDGTRMSHAVWMDFSNNRRGRLLKWLFTTALDRKAKLYDHTNKELVFFKDRIESAVRESSKPTGERP; from the coding sequence ATGTACGTCACCGACAAAGCCGAAATCATCATCGACGCCAACCCCGAGGAGATCTGGGAGTACGTGACCGACCCGGTTCACTGGACGGCGTCGAATCCCGAAGAACACTACGGACTCGAATACGACACGCCCGACAACCGCCCCCGTGAAGGGGCGACGTTCCATCAGGCCGAAGAGGTCGCCGGGATGTTCGCCGACCTCCACGGCCGATTCCAGTACATCGACCACCCCAACGTGGCGGTCTGGACGGGAACGGCGTACTATCCGCTCCTCCGCGGACTCGTCACCGTTCGGATCCCCGAGGGCGGTACGATACGACTCGTAGAGACGGACGACGGAACCCGGATGTCGCACGCCGTCTGGATGGACTTCTCGAACAACCGCCGCGGCCGGCTGCTGAAGTGGTTGTTCACGACCGCTCTCGATCGAAAGGCCAAGCTCTACGACCACACCAACAAGGAGCTCGTCTTCTTCAAAGACCGCATCGAGTCAGCCGTTCGGGAATCGTCCAAACCGACGGGGGAACGTCCCTAG
- a CDS encoding universal stress protein has product MYTDILIPTGGSDHVKPAIRYGLSLARRYDATVHALHVIDSSPIERKLELTAIETDLETLTDTWYDAGDAATQEIATQASEQGLDAVTEIRRGIPAREIASYITDAGIDLVCMGTRGHTGLDRFLLGSVTARVVRTVDVPVLSVKSGPTEEMSDSELLEDFENILVPTDGSKQAQEAVKHALDLARTYEATLHVLYVVDRGAYASRPGWTWDELQQVLEQSGEKILENVRSQADADGVSTVTEIHHGVPHQSILDYCEQHSIDFVVLGTHGRSGLSRQLVGSVTERVLRSSDVPVLTVRGA; this is encoded by the coding sequence ATGTACACCGACATCCTCATCCCAACCGGTGGAAGTGATCACGTCAAGCCCGCAATTCGGTACGGCCTGAGTCTCGCTCGACGATACGATGCGACTGTCCACGCCCTCCACGTCATCGATAGTTCCCCCATCGAACGAAAGCTCGAACTGACCGCCATCGAGACGGATCTGGAGACACTCACGGACACGTGGTACGATGCCGGCGATGCCGCTACCCAGGAAATCGCCACTCAAGCCTCAGAACAGGGACTGGACGCGGTAACGGAAATTCGGCGTGGCATTCCAGCACGGGAGATTGCGTCCTATATCACTGATGCTGGCATCGACCTCGTCTGCATGGGAACTCGAGGACATACAGGACTCGACCGATTCCTGTTGGGGAGCGTCACGGCCAGAGTCGTCCGTACTGTTGACGTGCCCGTCCTCAGCGTCAAATCGGGGCCGACTGAAGAGATGTCGGATTCCGAGCTTCTAGAAGACTTCGAGAATATCCTCGTTCCGACCGATGGGAGCAAACAAGCACAGGAAGCGGTCAAGCATGCGCTCGATTTAGCTCGGACGTATGAGGCAACACTCCATGTGCTCTATGTCGTCGATAGAGGTGCGTACGCGTCTCGTCCGGGGTGGACGTGGGACGAACTACAGCAGGTGCTGGAGCAAAGCGGAGAGAAAATACTCGAAAACGTCCGGTCCCAGGCCGATGCCGACGGAGTTTCAACGGTCACCGAGATTCACCACGGCGTTCCTCATCAATCAATACTGGACTACTGCGAACAGCACTCCATCGACTTCGTCGTTTTGGGAACGCACGGTCGATCCGGCCTTTCACGACAGCTGGTTGGGAGTGTGACTGAACGGGTTCTCCGGAGTTCGGATGTGCCGGTTTTGACCGTTCGAGGAGCGTAG
- a CDS encoding DUF7521 family protein, whose protein sequence is MVDTTTAILLAVRLIVLGLGVLITYYSFEAYRRTGTDYMRNAAIGFGIITIGVFIEGVLFEFGGLDLAVVHIIESVAIGLGFLVLLISLRR, encoded by the coding sequence ATGGTTGATACGACAACGGCAATCCTGCTCGCCGTCCGCTTGATCGTCCTCGGCCTCGGCGTCCTGATCACGTACTACAGTTTCGAGGCCTACCGACGAACGGGGACGGACTATATGCGAAATGCCGCAATTGGATTCGGTATCATCACTATCGGTGTATTCATCGAGGGAGTGCTTTTCGAGTTCGGAGGCCTCGATCTCGCCGTCGTCCACATCATCGAATCGGTCGCTATCGGGCTCGGCTTTCTGGTTCTACTCATATCTCTCCGCCGGTAG
- a CDS encoding DUF7521 family protein, whose amino-acid sequence MHIGLVIAKLVTMALGFIIAFQAYRGYRRSNSQSMLYLAIGFAIISFGAIIEGILFDVVGLTFHNAGTVATAIVAIGMLTILYALYGRDSQRVGE is encoded by the coding sequence ATGCACATCGGCCTCGTCATCGCAAAGCTCGTCACGATGGCGCTCGGGTTCATCATCGCGTTTCAGGCCTACAGAGGGTACCGTCGAAGCAACAGTCAATCGATGCTGTATCTCGCGATCGGCTTCGCCATCATCAGTTTCGGAGCGATCATCGAGGGTATCTTATTCGACGTGGTCGGGCTGACGTTCCACAATGCAGGGACAGTGGCGACAGCGATCGTCGCGATCGGCATGCTCACCATCCTGTATGCATTGTACGGTCGTGATTCACAGAGGGTGGGGGAGTGA
- a CDS encoding ArsR/SmtB family transcription factor, translating into MSEERDVSGILAILDDDYARAILEATRRNQMSAKELSDECDMSVSTVSRRVNTLLEYDLLVERTHIDPDGHHYSEYEAQLDRVEVELLESGFDVRIELREDAPDRFARLWDTMRND; encoded by the coding sequence GTGAGTGAGGAGCGAGATGTCTCGGGGATCCTCGCCATCCTCGACGACGACTATGCACGCGCGATCCTCGAGGCGACTCGCCGAAACCAGATGTCAGCCAAGGAACTCAGCGACGAATGCGACATGTCCGTTTCGACAGTCTCCAGGCGCGTCAATACGCTACTGGAGTACGATCTACTCGTCGAGCGAACACACATCGATCCCGATGGTCACCACTACAGTGAATACGAAGCTCAGCTGGACCGCGTCGAGGTCGAACTCTTGGAATCAGGGTTCGACGTCCGTATCGAACTCAGAGAAGATGCGCCTGACCGGTTCGCCCGTCTCTGGGACACAATGAGGAACGACTAA
- a CDS encoding plastocyanin/azurin family copper-binding protein — MTDSLTRRRMLQLTGGAAVVGLAGCTGTQNGDGGGANATPTEAPHDDAGTESGHSDEESGHDEAVGAPSDAADVRMITEDGGYHFEPHVVRVNVGGTVTWTNESGSHSTTAYHPDNDQPQLVPDGATAWDSGIVSDEGATFEHTFETEGVYHYYCTPHESLGMIGTVIVGEPDPHEQVALEEPPADKPERVREKLTELNEMVRTALGDDH, encoded by the coding sequence ATGACCGACTCACTCACGCGACGACGGATGCTCCAGTTGACTGGCGGCGCGGCGGTCGTGGGGCTCGCCGGATGTACCGGAACGCAGAACGGCGACGGTGGAGGAGCGAATGCAACGCCGACTGAGGCTCCTCACGATGATGCCGGCACCGAGTCGGGACACAGCGACGAAGAAAGCGGTCACGACGAAGCAGTCGGTGCACCAAGCGACGCCGCCGACGTTCGGATGATCACCGAAGACGGTGGGTACCACTTCGAACCGCACGTCGTGCGCGTCAACGTCGGCGGGACTGTCACCTGGACGAACGAGAGCGGCAGTCACTCGACGACCGCCTACCACCCGGACAACGACCAACCCCAACTCGTCCCGGACGGGGCGACGGCTTGGGACAGCGGCATCGTCTCGGACGAGGGCGCGACGTTCGAACACACCTTCGAGACTGAGGGCGTCTACCACTACTACTGCACGCCCCACGAATCGCTTGGAATGATCGGCACCGTCATCGTCGGTGAACCGGACCCCCACGAACAGGTCGCCCTTGAGGAACCACCCGCCGACAAGCCCGAGCGCGTCCGCGAGAAGCTCACCGAACTGAACGAGATGGTACGGACGGCCCTCGGCGACGACCACTAA